The genomic segment GCAAATATTGCTTGAAGCGAAGAGGGAATCGCCTGGGCGGGACAGAGAGGCGGGAGCACCGGGCGTGAAGCCGCTGCCGGCTTCACACGCGAATGCGGGATTATCGGCGGTTGCGATTACGCGATTCGGCGTTGCGCTTTTCGGCGCGCCACTTGATGGCTAGAAATCCCAGATAGGCCAACTGGATGACCCAGGTCACGGTGTAGGCCGCTACGGTGAACTCGTGGTTGAGAATGGCTCGCTGATCCATATTGACCTCTGCTGTTTCCTCTTCCGCGGCTAAACGCGGCTTTCCAGGGCTTCCTGCTGCTCGCGGCTGGCGTTCTCCTGGTGAAGCCGCTCTGTCTTGTAGCGCAGAGCCAGAATCAGCACGCCCCACGCAAACCATGCACCCATATTCCAAAAGAACGGGCCAAGCATCGACTTATCCATCCCGGAGCCATCGCCTCCGCCAAAGACCGGCGCCGGATGCTGCGTGCGCCACCAGCGGTTCGACATGTACACGATGGGCACGTCGAGCGCGCCGAAGATGCCCAGCACCGCGGCGAGCGTCTGCACCTGCGGACCGGCGGCAAACCGCCGCAGCAGCAGGTAGCTGACGTAGATGAGCCACAGGACCAGCGTCGTGGTGAGGCGGGCGTCCCAGGTCCACCAGATGCCCCATGCGCGGCGACCCCAGATGGGGCCGGTGATCAGCACCACGGTGCAGAACACCACGCCGACTTCAGCGCCAGCCAGGGCCCACGCGTCGGCCTTCTGCGCCAGGTCAGGCTGGCTGCGCCGCCAGGTCAGGTAGCCGATCGAGCCCAGCAGGCTGATGGCGAAGAACACAAAAGCCACCGAGGCGGAAGGCACGTGGTAGAAGATGATGCGGAAGATTTCGCCCTGCATGGCGTCGTTCGGCGCCACGTAGATGGCCTGATAGTAGCCCCAGACCATGAGCGCAACCACAACAACCGCATAGAGGCTGATGCCGAGTTTTTTCATCAGGTTCGGTCCAGTCCCGGCGGCGTGGAGGGACATGCAGCTCAGTCGCGTCCGGGATGTTTCTAGTGTACGTCGAGGATTGCGGCCGGAACTCCACCCAGCGATGTATTGAGTGACTTGAATCACTCATTCGTACACGGCGCATCTTCGCCTTCTCGGATCAGGTTCCTTGATTGCAAGACCTTCAATCGTGCTAAATCTCGCATCGAATCAATAATGTCAAAACGCGACATTGTGGTGATTGGCGGGTCCGCTGGCAGTATCCCCTCCATGCAGGAGCTTTTGCTAACCCTGCCCGCCGAACTGCCCGCTTCTCTGTTTGTAGTTATGCACCTGTCGCCCAGCGTGCGAAGCTACCTGGCGCAGATACTCGGCCGCAACGCACAGATGCTCGTTACCGAAGCGCTCGACGGCGACCGCATCGAAGACGGCAAAGTCTATGTAGCGCAGCCGGATCGCCATCTTCTGGTAGCCGCGGATCATATCCATCTCACGCGCGGCCCCAAGGAGGGCCTCCACCGGCCGAGCATCAATGTTACCTTTCGTTCCGCCGCCATGACTTACGGTCCTCGCGTGATCGGCATCGTATTATCCGGCCTGCTCGACGACGGAGCGGCGGGACTGTGGGATATTGCGCAAGAAGGCGGGATCACGATCGTTCAGGACCCCGACGAGGCGCCGTTCCCCTCCATGCCGCTGAATGCTATTGCCGATGTAGCGGTGGACTACCGCCTCAAGGCGGCCGAAATCGGAAGGATGGTGACAGATCTCGTGAATGGAAGAGCGGAGCCGCGCAGAAGGGAAGCGGCTGGTGCACACGGAAAAGAGCAATTCCTCGGCTTCACTTGCCCGGAGTGCCGCGGGCCCCTTTATACCCGCGAAACCGGAGGGCCGGTCGAGTTCCGCTGCCGGGTTGGCCACGTCCTCTCGCTCAAAACCCTTATCGATGAAGAGAATTCGATGCAGGAGCGCAAACTCTACGAGGCCATCGTAGCCCTCGAGGAAGGCGCAGACCTGGCGGACTTCGCCTCAGGGAAGACCTCCGGCGATGAAGCCGAGCGCCTGCAGAGAGAAGCCGTGCAGCTGCGGAGGCACTCCGCCGCGATCCGGCAGATCGTCGAAAATCGGATGACAGAACAGATGCGGTGAGCGGTTAGCGCCGTGGCACTCCCGGAGCGGTACTAGATGGGCTCAGGACTGGAAGAAAACCGCCGGAGAAACGCTGAACCGCTTGCTGAGTCGCGCGATGTGATCGCCGGTCAGCTTGCGCTTTCCAGCCAGCACCAGCGAAACGGTGCTCTCGGCGCCCAATTCGGGTACCAGGTCTTTTTGCGAAAGCCCGTTCTGCTCCAGCAGAAATCTCAATACGTCTGCAGGCTCCGCATCCGGTACAGGGTACTTCTCGTTCTCATATTGCTCGATCAGCAGAGTCAACAGGTCAATGGCTTCTTGCTCCGCGGCATTACGCCTCTTCCGGGACGTGAGTTCGAACAGCAGCCAGCTCGTGTATTGAGTGACGTGCATCACTCGCGGGACTTGGAGGTCGCGGCGGCATGAGCAGAGAGGATCTCCGCAATCGAGGAATCCATCGAGGCGAGATCATCCAATCCGACCCAGTAATGGACGATCTTGCCATCAGCGCCAACGAGAATGGCGACAGGCACACCCTGGATATCGAGCGCTTTGAAGGCGGTGCCGTCGGGATCCAGCAGGACCGGAAGCGTGACATGGTTGTAGCCGGTCCAGGCGCGGGCGTCTGCCGCCGTGTCCTGGGTGAACGTGAGGACAATAAGGGCGGAGGATTTATAGCGCTGTTGGAGCTCCTGGGCGTGCAATGTCGTGCGATTGCAGGGTGCGCAGTAGCTGCCCCAAAAGTCGAGCAGCACGGGCTTGCCCTTGAGGGTAGCGAGTTTTATCTGAGGACCGGATAGCTGAGCCAACGCGAGATCGGGGAGCGACCGGCCAACCCATTCGGGACGGTCCTTTGGGAGCGTGGCAAATCTGGCGAGGGCCTTGAGGATCGTTTCTGATGGCGGCAGATTGAATGAGAACGACGTCACGGTGCCGGTCCATTCGGAGCCGGGATGATCGGGCATGCTTCGCGTTTCGCGCAGCACTATGAGTGTGGCGGGGTCGATCCAGAAACGCTTGTGCTCGATGGCCGAGTTTGGCTTGAAGGCAGGCGAGTAGTCGTACGTGGCGTCGATGATTTCGCATGAATAGCTGCGGCCGTCCACCGTAACACTTTCGGCGCCGATCTTCTGCGCATCCGTCAGCTTCATTGCGATAGCGTTGTACTGGCCCAGTGGGAGCAATTGAACGGTAAACTTTTGGGGCAGGGGATCCGTCGTCCCGGGGACGGCAAGCGCCTGCTTCATATTGCCCATCTGGCTCAGGACCTGGATGGATGGCTTGCGCAGGTCCAGCGGCAGAAAGGCAGGTTGCGCGCCTTCGGTGTCGAAGTCGTAAGTGACGCGCCAGGAGGATCCGGGCATCAGCGCCGAAGCCGTTCCTTTCACGCTGAAACTGTCGGAGTTGTTGTAGTGATCGGCAACCTGCTTCAGCAGGTCAACGCGCGATTGCGCAGCGAGCGATGAAGCTGCACAGACCAGAAACAGCACCAAGGATCGAACCATGCCGGGGCCCCTCAGAGAACGAACCACGATTATATTCTGATGAGACGTTTTGCTGTACGAGTCCGCTCGGGATTATGTGGGCAGGAAAACAGTCAGGTGATCAAACCCTCGAGGTGATCCGATGAGCTGGCTGGAGCGATTTGTCCGCACTACTTTCGTGTAGTGCGGTATTGCAGGGCCACGCCGGTCGACTAAACGTGTCTCCAAAATGCGAACGCCCCGGTTAGTCACTCCGGGGCGCTTCGTTTCTCCAGTTGGGTACACTGCCTGACATCCACAAACGTAAGACGAACGATTGGGGGTATGTCAATAAGATGCCGCAGTGTTCGCGGTCGCGGACAGCGGAGGGCAGGAGAGTTGAACTCCCAGAGCTGACTAGCCCCTGGCAACCGCTTATCAGGCATTGTCCACTACCCACTGGGGATACCCTCCAGATATTACTATTGCCTGACCGCGAAGAATCTCAAACTTAGCGAGCTAAACGGTGCGACACTCGACACGCAGCTTCGCGACGGTTGAACACTACGCCTCACTCCGCGTGGAAGATCGTATCGAACAGCAACCAGCTCGTCGTGGTAAAGATCACGTCGTAGCCGACGAGCATCTTGATCCACAGGCTCGGGTCGTTTTCGCCGGTGAGGATTGCTTCCGTCGCCATCACCATTGCCAGCAGAGCTGGAATGAAGATCGGAAACAGGATCAGCGACAGGAGAAGCTCGCGGTTGCGGCTGGTCATGGCCAGCGCCGCGAAGAAAATGCCGTTGCTCACCAGCGCCCATGTGCCTAGCGGCATTACAACCGCCAGCAGCCAGCCCTGTCCCGCGACGTGCAGGTTATAGAAGATGAAGAAGAACGGCGCCAGAACCACCTGCACGATGCTGACAAACAGGAAATTCACCAGCACCTTGGCCAGATAAAGCTCTGACCCGGGCGACGGCACCATGCGCTGCGCGTCCATCACGTTGTGCCGGATTTCGCGCGCCCATGCCTGGTTCAGCGCGCTTACGCTGGCGAACATGGTCGCCACGCACAGCACGCCGCCGGCGATATGCTGCGCGAACTCGCCCCGCGGATCGAAGGCGATGGAGAACAGCACCACCACAAGACCCGAGAAGAACAGCATGGAGATGAGCGCATCCATCGAACGCCACTCTATGCGCAGGTCCTTCACGAGATGTGTCCAGAGTGCCGGCATCAGGCGTGTCCCTCCGCATGCACGGCCTTCGTCAGGTCCGCCGTAGCCACCGGCTCGCCGATCGCTTCGGCAGCCTTCAGATAGTCGTCGGGCGAGAGAATCAACTGCGCACCACGGGTGCCCGCCGAGACGCTGATCGTGTCGAACAGAATGGCCGTCTCATCCACGAAGATCGGGTAAGCCTTCTTCGCGCCGAACACTGTGACGCCTCCGCGAATGTATCCGGTAAGCGGCTGCACGTCTTTCAGGGGAGTCATCTCGGCTTTGCGCATGCCGGCAGCGCGCGCCAGTTTTTTGAAGTCCAATTCGGCGTCTCCGGGAATCACCGCGAAGACAAACTCGCCCTTGCCGTCGGTGGTCAGCAGTGTCTTGAACACCTGCTCAGGCGGCATGCCGATTTTCTTCGCTACCGCGATTGCCGACACATCTTCGGGGTCCACTTCGTACTCACGCATCTCGAACGCGATGCCAAGGCCCTCAAGGAACCGCGCAGCGTTGGTCTTCATAGCGTCGGGCTCCCCGGTTCAAAGCTGGCCACGCGTCCGGCCTTGAGCGCCAAGACATAATCCGCGATCGGTGCGGCCAATTCACGCTGGTGCGTCGTGATCACAATGGTTCGGCTGCCGTGACGGAACTGCGCCAACAGCTCCACCATTTGCCGGGCACTCTCCACGTCCATGTTGGAAAACGGCTCGTCCAGCAGCAGCAGCTCAGGAAACGAGAGCAGCACGCGGGCGAGGGAAGTGCGCTGCCGCATGCCCTGCGAGTAGTGTCCCAGAGGGCGCGGCAGATTTGGATCCAGGCCAACCTGTCTCAGTGCTTCGGCAGGATCCAGGCACTCTCGCCCGGGATACAGCTTGGAGAAATAGCGGAGATTTTCCTGTCCGGTGAGTTCGTCGTAGAGCATGGGTGCGTGGCTCATGTAGCCGACGCGTTCGCGCACCGTCTGCGGTTCGCCATGGCCGAACAAGGTCACGGTGCCGAAGCTCGGCCGCAATAATCCGGCCAGAATCCGCAGCAGGGTCGACTTGCCCGCGCCGTTCTCGCCGATCAGCACGTAGCACTTGCCCAGCTCGAGCTCCACACTCACCTGGCGCAGCGCTGCAAAGCTGCCGAACAATTTGGATACATCTTCGACCCGGGCGCATTGGCCCGTGCTTGCTGGGCCGCTCATGCGGTTAGTTGGCGGTCGGCGCCGCTGCCGCAGGGGTCGAAGTAGAAGCTGTCTTGTTGGGCGTCATCGGCTGTGCCTGGTTCGGCTGTCCGGGCTGGCCCGGTGCATACTTGCTGGCGCACTTGGCCTGCAGCTCGTTGGCGTGGAACATGCCGTCGCGCCCGTAGGTGCCCACGGCCAACGCCTGCGAGTCGTCCTTGAACGTGTCCGGCGGCGGCTCCGAGCCCTTGTAGCTCACCTTGAGCACGCGACCGTTCGGGGCTTTGGGATTGTGGCTTTCGAACTCGTTCAGCATGAACGTGACATGCGTGCCGTTCTGCTCAATCGAGCCCGGCTGCACGAAACCCTCAACGCGGAGATTGCTCTTGTAGGCCTTGTCGCCCATTCCGGCCAGCTCGGCGATGGTGACGTAGTAGCTCTTGCTGGACTTGTAGCCTGACGAGGCCAGCCACCCGATGGTGCCGAGGATGATGGCGACCGCAATGCCGATCCGCAGGTTGTTCTTCGAGGATTTCATATTCTTTGTCTTCTACTTCTTACGATACGAGCGACCAGAGGCGGGGTCAACAGTCTGGGGGTGACGCATATCACACCAGTTTGGCGCCGGCGACCTACGAAACCACGCAAGATCTGCATAGTTTGGACGATGAAGAGAGGGAATCGCTGCAGGAAATAGAGACAGGGGCAGGACGCAGAAAGGGGAACTGGAGCGGTACGGATCTACTCGTCGCGTCCGCGGCGCTGGAACGATGCTACGAATGCCGGGGTCAGAAGCATGGCGACGAATGCAATTCCAATGACGAGGTCACGCATTTTGTTCGCTTTCCAAGGGTACAAAGTCACCCTTAGCCGCGCAGGCCCTTCACGCAAGAAGCCAGCTTCCAATTGCCTGCGAGCCCTGAACTACTCTGCGAACGTTAGGTCGTCGATGCTGTGGAAGAAAATAGCCCTTTGGTGCTAGCGGCTGAACCGTTGGTACCGGGAACTAGCTGTTATCGGGAGCTTTACAAGAAGCGAGGCAGAGGGGCCTCGCTTCAGAATCCGAGACTACGCCTCGTCTTCTTTGCTCTCTTTGGCCGAGAACGTGGCTACGACGGCGGGGCAAAGCACCATGCCAATGAAAGCGAGACCAACCAGGAAATCGTGCATTGAAAGGCTCCTTCTCTTCAAAGGCGGACAGCCACTACCGGTTTAGGGGAGATCCGCGTCCTGCTCCCCGGAAAGCTTCCCGTCGGGCCTTGAATGACTCAAGCGTAAGGCCGCAACTGTCCCGAAACAATGCACCTAAGGCGCGTGTCCATTGGCGAATTAAGGTATTCCAATGTAGCCCGAAAGTTGTAGATCGTTCCGCGGGCTGAGACTAGAAGTCGACACCTCGGCAGGCAGAACAAAGGCGGCGTGAGAGTTGAACTCCGATCAGGAGTGTCCCACGCCGCCTTGTTGTCCAGCCGAGATCCGTCTCTACCGCACCCCACTCAGCGTCTGCGCCGCTTTGTCCAGACACTTCGTCAGCACGCCCAGTTGCTGAGTCGCCCGGTTCGGGTCCTTGGCCTCGATCGCCTCGTTCACCCCCGGAATCACCACTGCCGCGTACCCAGTGTACTCGCCCGGCGCATAGATGGTGTGCTTGTACCAGGGCCGATTGGGCAGCCCGGCCTCGGTGACCAGGTCGGCCTCGGCCTGGCGTAGAGCGTCGTTCAGCTTGGCCACGTCGCCGCTCGGATGATCCTCTGCATCCCGCGCCTTTTGCGCCGACTTTGCGAATCGATCAGCAGCCGCAAGCGCTGGTGCGAAATCAAGCGACACCTTCGAGTCTGCCGCCTTCTTCTTTGCCGCATCCAGATAGGACGCGATCTCCCGCGCGTATGCGGCGTAGTCATAGGGCAGCACGTCCGTATTCGCCATGCGGATCGCCTCGAGGCCCAGCACGCGCGCCATCTCTTGCAGATAAACGAACTGCGGATCGGCGTTCATCGTGTACCACGCATAGTTGTCGAACACCGAGTGATACACGCCATACGCTCCGCCCGAGCCGATATCGGTCGACGGCACGCCCACGTGCTGCAGAAACGGCGTGAAGTCTGACCCTGAGCCCAAGTCACCCACGCGCACATCGCCATCATTCGGCGCGTTCGCCGGACGATGCTCGCTGGTGTCGTTGCGGTGCGCTCTCCACGAGTCGTAGACCGTCTCGCCCGAAGTGGGCGAGGGCACGGCCTGTGCCACCTGCCGAACGAATTGCTTGAGACTCGGCACTGCGGCCGCCGAGAAGTTCGGTCCGCTCACGGCCACATCCACGTTGAAGTAGGCTACGGCGTGCTCGAGCTGCTGCGCGTGCTGCTCCACCCACTCAGTTGAGCCAATCAGCCCTTCTTCCTCCGCGTCCCAGCTTGCGAAGACGATGGTTCGTTTCGGACGCCATCCTTCCTTGAGCAGGGCACCGACGCCGTGCACCGACTCCAGCATCGCCGCCGTGCCGCTGTTGGGATCGACAGCGCCATACACCCACGCGTCGCGGTGATTGCCCACGACCACCCATTCATCGGGCTGCTCCGTGCCTTTGATCTTGCCGATCACGTCCCAGATCGTCCGGCGCTGATAGTCCTGCTGCGAAACCAGATGCACCTTCACGCCGCTGGGCCCCACGTGATAGCGGAACGGCAGCGCTCCCTGCCAGCTCTGCGGCACGCTGGGTCCCTTGAGCGCCTTCAGAATCGGTGCAGCGTCGTGATAGCTGATCGGGATCGAGACGATGTGCGGCTGATTGCCTTCGGGATTCACACGCTGCGCATCGGGCAGGTCGGCAGTCGAAGCCACGCCCGGCGTTTCGGGGTCGCCCGGATACTTGAACAGGTACTGGACCGATCCGCGCTGCACGCCGCTGTCCGGACGCCACGGCCCCTCGGGATAGGCATCGCCCTTGAAGAAGCCGTCGTCTTGCGGGTCGCTGTAGATGAGCACGCCCGCGGCCCCGCGCTGCTCGGCAATGTAGACTTTCACCCCGCGAAAGTTCTGCCCGTAGCGCACCATCACGATCTTGCCGTGCAGATCGACGTGCTGCTCTGCCAGATGATCGAAATCTTCGAGACGGCCGTAGTTGGCGTAGACTACGTCGCCCTTCACATCGCCCGAACCCGACGAACCGTTGAAAGGCATCACCACACGCGCATTGTTCTCAAACGGATCGCCCGGAACCTCCTCGCGCTGCGGACCCACCATCAGCGGCTTGCCATCCGCGGTGAATGCTTCAACCTTCACCACCTTGGGCTGGTTCATCAGCACCTTATAGGGGACGATCTCGGTATCCAGCCCCGCGGCGCGAAACTTCTTCGCTACGAACTCCGCTGTCTTCTGGTCCTCGGGAGTGCCGGCCAGGTGCGGCTCCGCGGTCAGCGTCTTCAGGTCCTCGCCCGCGGCCTTAGCGTCTGGCACAGCCAGGAACTTCGACTCGATCTTGGCCTGCTTGCTGAAGTCCGAGTAGCCAAACACGCTCGCAGGCGTGGGAGCAGCGGCAGCCTGAGCGGGAAGCGGGAAGGGAAGCAGAGAGAGGCTCATCAGTGATGCAACGGCGTTCCGCAAACTGATCATTCGGGTCCTTTGCCTGATTTCGGGGGATTCATCCATCCGCAACAGTGTAATGGCAGGGATGCGGCGCAGTGCTTCCGCGGTTTCGTATCTTGCATCCCTGCGCGCGCTGCGCTAGATTCGCAACGGGTCCCTGCGCCGACGCGGCCACCGCCTCTGTCGAGCCCGAGGATAGCTAGCTCCACAGGCGGGTCGATGAGTTCTCAGGTCGCATCGGGGCGAACGCACGCCCCTTCAGGACGTGCTCGCATCACGGCACAACTTGTCACGTTCTTCACCGCGAGTTTCCTACTCGCCTGGGCCGCTTGGATCCCCGTGATCAAGAGACCATCGCTGCCCAGCCAGTTGGCCTTCATTGGATTATTCGCTCCTGCGCTGGCCGGGCTTCTTACGGCTGCGTTGTTCGGGGGTGCGCCTGCCGTGCGCCAGGTGATGCGCCGTTTACGCATCGTTGCATTCCCGCTGCGTTGGGCATTGCTTGCGGCTTTCATCATGCCGGCGATTTACTTCGCCGCCGTCTTGGCTCTCAGGGCGTCCAGGTCTGCCGGAACCGGCGCGCTCTTCATCGGCAACTCACCGCTGTTCATCTTGGCTGCATTTTTGTGGCTCTTGTTTGTGAATGCCGGCGAAGAAATCGGATGGCGAGGCTTCGCGCTGCCTCAATTGCTCGCACTCTATAACCGTCCCGTGCTCGTGAGCCTGGCTCTGGGGCTGATCTGGGGCATCTGGCATATGCCCTTGTACCTGCTGCCTGGCCAGTCCGCATTCCCTTTCCCACTGTTCCTGATATTCACCTGCGTGCAGTCGGTCCTCTACGCGCTGCTGTTTCTGCGCACAAAAGGGAGCCTTCTGCCCGCACTGCTGCTCCACGCCGGAACGGATATCGCGCCTCGCATCTTCCAGCTCACCCTGGTTCCACCGGCCTTCTGGATGGTCGTAGACGGATTGCTGGCCGTAGTGGTGACTGTGTTGGTGGTGGCGCTGCGTGATCAGCGCGTTCCCCTATCCCAATCGCACGAGGATGTTGAGGGCCGTTCCTGATCATCCAGCCCACGGGGTGTGCTCCAGACACTTTTCCGGCCGGAAACCCCCTC from the Occallatibacter riparius genome contains:
- a CDS encoding helix-turn-helix domain-containing protein — protein: MHVTQYTSWLLFELTSRKRRNAAEQEAIDLLTLLIEQYENEKYPVPDAEPADVLRFLLEQNGLSQKDLVPELGAESTVSLVLAGKRKLTGDHIARLSKRFSVSPAVFFQS
- a CDS encoding ABC transporter ATP-binding protein codes for the protein MSGPASTGQCARVEDVSKLFGSFAALRQVSVELELGKCYVLIGENGAGKSTLLRILAGLLRPSFGTVTLFGHGEPQTVRERVGYMSHAPMLYDELTGQENLRYFSKLYPGRECLDPAEALRQVGLDPNLPRPLGHYSQGMRQRTSLARVLLSFPELLLLDEPFSNMDVESARQMVELLAQFRHGSRTIVITTHQRELAAPIADYVLALKAGRVASFEPGSPTL
- a CDS encoding TlpA family protein disulfide reductase, which codes for MVRSLVLFLVCAASSLAAQSRVDLLKQVADHYNNSDSFSVKGTASALMPGSSWRVTYDFDTEGAQPAFLPLDLRKPSIQVLSQMGNMKQALAVPGTTDPLPQKFTVQLLPLGQYNAIAMKLTDAQKIGAESVTVDGRSYSCEIIDATYDYSPAFKPNSAIEHKRFWIDPATLIVLRETRSMPDHPGSEWTGTVTSFSFNLPPSETILKALARFATLPKDRPEWVGRSLPDLALAQLSGPQIKLATLKGKPVLLDFWGSYCAPCNRTTLHAQELQQRYKSSALIVLTFTQDTAADARAWTGYNHVTLPVLLDPDGTAFKALDIQGVPVAILVGADGKIVHYWVGLDDLASMDSSIAEILSAHAAATSKSRE
- a CDS encoding cytochrome c maturation protein CcmE, coding for MKSSKNNLRIGIAVAIILGTIGWLASSGYKSSKSYYVTIAELAGMGDKAYKSNLRVEGFVQPGSIEQNGTHVTFMLNEFESHNPKAPNGRVLKVSYKGSEPPPDTFKDDSQALAVGTYGRDGMFHANELQAKCASKYAPGQPGQPNQAQPMTPNKTASTSTPAAAAPTAN
- a CDS encoding cytochrome c biogenesis protein; this translates as MSLHAAGTGPNLMKKLGISLYAVVVVALMVWGYYQAIYVAPNDAMQGEIFRIIFYHVPSASVAFVFFAISLLGSIGYLTWRRSQPDLAQKADAWALAGAEVGVVFCTVVLITGPIWGRRAWGIWWTWDARLTTTLVLWLIYVSYLLLRRFAAGPQVQTLAAVLGIFGALDVPIVYMSNRWWRTQHPAPVFGGGDGSGMDKSMLGPFFWNMGAWFAWGVLILALRYKTERLHQENASREQQEALESRV
- a CDS encoding heme exporter protein CcmB — translated: MPALWTHLVKDLRIEWRSMDALISMLFFSGLVVVLFSIAFDPRGEFAQHIAGGVLCVATMFASVSALNQAWAREIRHNVMDAQRMVPSPGSELYLAKVLVNFLFVSIVQVVLAPFFFIFYNLHVAGQGWLLAVVMPLGTWALVSNGIFFAALAMTSRNRELLLSLILFPIFIPALLAMVMATEAILTGENDPSLWIKMLVGYDVIFTTTSWLLFDTIFHAE
- a CDS encoding chemotaxis protein CheB, producing MSKRDIVVIGGSAGSIPSMQELLLTLPAELPASLFVVMHLSPSVRSYLAQILGRNAQMLVTEALDGDRIEDGKVYVAQPDRHLLVAADHIHLTRGPKEGLHRPSINVTFRSAAMTYGPRVIGIVLSGLLDDGAAGLWDIAQEGGITIVQDPDEAPFPSMPLNAIADVAVDYRLKAAEIGRMVTDLVNGRAEPRRREAAGAHGKEQFLGFTCPECRGPLYTRETGGPVEFRCRVGHVLSLKTLIDEENSMQERKLYEAIVALEEGADLADFASGKTSGDEAERLQREAVQLRRHSAAIRQIVENRMTEQMR
- a CDS encoding CPBP family intramembrane glutamic endopeptidase, whose amino-acid sequence is MSSQVASGRTHAPSGRARITAQLVTFFTASFLLAWAAWIPVIKRPSLPSQLAFIGLFAPALAGLLTAALFGGAPAVRQVMRRLRIVAFPLRWALLAAFIMPAIYFAAVLALRASRSAGTGALFIGNSPLFILAAFLWLLFVNAGEEIGWRGFALPQLLALYNRPVLVSLALGLIWGIWHMPLYLLPGQSAFPFPLFLIFTCVQSVLYALLFLRTKGSLLPALLLHAGTDIAPRIFQLTLVPPAFWMVVDGLLAVVVTVLVVALRDQRVPLSQSHEDVEGRS
- a CDS encoding M28 family metallopeptidase produces the protein MSLSLLPFPLPAQAAAAPTPASVFGYSDFSKQAKIESKFLAVPDAKAAGEDLKTLTAEPHLAGTPEDQKTAEFVAKKFRAAGLDTEIVPYKVLMNQPKVVKVEAFTADGKPLMVGPQREEVPGDPFENNARVVMPFNGSSGSGDVKGDVVYANYGRLEDFDHLAEQHVDLHGKIVMVRYGQNFRGVKVYIAEQRGAAGVLIYSDPQDDGFFKGDAYPEGPWRPDSGVQRGSVQYLFKYPGDPETPGVASTADLPDAQRVNPEGNQPHIVSIPISYHDAAPILKALKGPSVPQSWQGALPFRYHVGPSGVKVHLVSQQDYQRRTIWDVIGKIKGTEQPDEWVVVGNHRDAWVYGAVDPNSGTAAMLESVHGVGALLKEGWRPKRTIVFASWDAEEEGLIGSTEWVEQHAQQLEHAVAYFNVDVAVSGPNFSAAAVPSLKQFVRQVAQAVPSPTSGETVYDSWRAHRNDTSEHRPANAPNDGDVRVGDLGSGSDFTPFLQHVGVPSTDIGSGGAYGVYHSVFDNYAWYTMNADPQFVYLQEMARVLGLEAIRMANTDVLPYDYAAYAREIASYLDAAKKKAADSKVSLDFAPALAAADRFAKSAQKARDAEDHPSGDVAKLNDALRQAEADLVTEAGLPNRPWYKHTIYAPGEYTGYAAVVIPGVNEAIEAKDPNRATQQLGVLTKCLDKAAQTLSGVR
- the ybaK gene encoding Cys-tRNA(Pro) deacylase; translated protein: MKTNAARFLEGLGIAFEMREYEVDPEDVSAIAVAKKIGMPPEQVFKTLLTTDGKGEFVFAVIPGDAELDFKKLARAAGMRKAEMTPLKDVQPLTGYIRGGVTVFGAKKAYPIFVDETAILFDTISVSAGTRGAQLILSPDDYLKAAEAIGEPVATADLTKAVHAEGHA